In the Anastrepha obliqua isolate idAnaObli1 chromosome 1, idAnaObli1_1.0, whole genome shotgun sequence genome, one interval contains:
- the LOC129238609 gene encoding uncharacterized protein LOC129238609, which produces MKVKIEAAKAKIPAILSSSIARQQVDVASGDNALALKLERHADEKSTPTETRHFHVVADDNENEVPDLMNTFDILPALSTLTSTTPTTTTATRNNLIYQGSTVIPVFVACGSSFTDKTVL; this is translated from the exons ATGAAAGTTAAAATCGAGGCCGCGAAAGCAAAAATTCCCGCCATACTCTCCTCATCAATCGCCCGACAGCAGGTCGATGTAGCGAGTGGAGACAATGCATTGGCATTAAAGTTGGAGCGACATGCAGACGAAAAATCAACCCCAACCGAAACGCGACACTTCCATGTAGTGGCGGATGACAATGAAAACGAGGTGCCGGACCTCATGAatacttttgatattttaccaGCTTTATCAACGTTGACATCGACgacgccaacaacaacaactgctacACGGAATAATCTTATC tatcaggGCAGTACAGtaatacccgtatttgttgcctgcggTTCATCTTTCACTGACAAAACTGTCCTATAA